A genomic region of Rhipicephalus sanguineus isolate Rsan-2018 chromosome 1, BIME_Rsan_1.4, whole genome shotgun sequence contains the following coding sequences:
- the LOC119394181 gene encoding ubiquitin-conjugating enzyme E2 Z — MRASRWDPKAIEDKAPSTPSLHRFMRDIKDIKNEPLPGIHVSSSEDDLSKLHVIVVGPAGTPYEGGFFHFFVKCSQSYPMRPPLVRLLTTDAGRVRFNPNLYACGKVCLSILGTQTGLAWNPVQTISSVLLSIQSLFKEEPYCNEPQLADAFLNDSAGYKQRLQHETIRVAVCDAVEACMQDNPPCPQDLAAVVISTFADSYDKYEDKVKSLLHLTGTKMEKCFVGPNLEEATFQYETLLRRLMELNGGNNRN, encoded by the exons ATGCGCGCTTCCCGCTGGGACCCGAAAGCGATCGAGGACAAGGCGCCGTCGACCCCTAGCCTGCATAGGTTCATGCGGGACATCAAGGATATCAAGAACGAGCCCCTGCCCGGGATCCACGTCTCCTCCTCCGAGGACGACCTGAGCAAGCTGCACGTCATCGTGGTCGGGCCGGCGGGCACGCCCTACGAGGGCGGCTTCTTCCACTTCTTCGTGAAGTGCTCGCAGAGCTACCCGATGCGGCCGCCCCTCGTGCGCCTGCTGACCACGGACGCTGGCCGCGTGCGATTCAACCCGAACCTCTACGCTTGCGGAAAG GTCTGCCTCAGCATTCTAGGTACTCAGACAGGACTCGCCTGGAACCCGGTCCAGACAATAAGCAGCGTGCTGCTGTCCATACAGTCTCTGTTCAAGGAGGAACCGTACTGCAACGAGCCCCAACTCGCAGACGCATTCTTGAACGACTCCGCGGGCTATAAGCAACGATTGCAACACGAAACCATCAGGGTGGCCGTCTGCGATGCGGTAGAGGCCTGCATGCAGGACAATCCCCCTTGCCCACAGGACCTGGCGGCGGTCGTCATAAGCACGTTCGCCGACTCCTACGACAAGTACGAGGATAAAGTCAAAAGCCTGCTTCATCTTACCGGCACCAAAATGGAGAAGTGCTTCGTGGGTCCGAATTTGGAGGAAGCTACCTTTCAGTACGAGACGCTGCTGAGGCGACTCATGGAATTGAACGGAGGGAATAACAGAAACTAG